In one Candidatus Dechloromonas phosphoritropha genomic region, the following are encoded:
- a CDS encoding ZIP family metal transporter has product MSTLAWIIAVSLAGGALSVVAAAGLSLALGVRHINVLISYAIGALLGAAFLEILPHALEHGDPHRMAGTVLFGIMVFFVLEKLVLWRHCHHDHCEAHDAHAPADDHGRSGLMILVGDTFHNFVDGILIAAAFLQSTEAGIVIALAIIAHEIPQEVGDYLILIHSGYSKLRALVYNLLSSLATLVGATLAYLALSEMQEWIPSLLGLAAASMIYVAVADLIPGLHKRTELKATIQQVSLISLGIASIAIVQALVGE; this is encoded by the coding sequence GTGAGCACCCTTGCCTGGATCATCGCCGTTTCACTGGCCGGTGGCGCCTTGAGCGTTGTCGCGGCGGCGGGCCTGAGTCTGGCCCTTGGCGTGCGACACATCAATGTCCTGATCTCCTACGCGATCGGTGCCTTGCTCGGCGCGGCCTTTCTGGAAATCCTGCCGCATGCACTGGAACATGGCGATCCGCATCGCATGGCGGGAACCGTTCTGTTCGGCATCATGGTTTTCTTCGTGCTGGAAAAACTGGTCCTGTGGCGGCATTGCCACCATGACCACTGCGAGGCGCATGATGCCCACGCGCCGGCGGACGACCATGGCCGCTCCGGCCTGATGATCCTGGTCGGCGACACCTTTCACAATTTCGTTGATGGCATTCTGATCGCCGCTGCCTTCCTGCAAAGCACGGAAGCCGGCATTGTCATCGCGCTGGCCATCATCGCGCACGAGATTCCCCAGGAAGTCGGCGACTACCTGATTCTTATCCACTCCGGCTACAGTAAGCTGCGGGCCTTGGTGTACAACCTGCTCTCCAGCCTGGCGACGCTGGTCGGTGCGACGCTGGCCTATCTTGCCCTTTCCGAAATGCAGGAATGGATACCTTCACTGCTCGGCCTGGCAGCGGCAAGCATGATCTATGTCGCGGTGGCCGATCTCATTCCCGGTTTGCACAAGCGAACCGAATTGAAGGCGACTATCCAGCAGGTCTCACTGATCAGCCTCGGCATCGCCTCGATCGCTATCGTCCAGGCGCTGGTCGGCGAGTAA
- the pgeF gene encoding peptidoglycan editing factor PgeF, with amino-acid sequence MGEVFVPDWAAPANVKALQTTRNGGCSREQWASFNVGDHVGDDPAAVAANRQALRATLPGEPRWLRQVHGIVAVDAGQEAKIRVADAAFARRPGTVCAVMTADCLPVLLCDRRGSVVAAAHAGWRGLLGGVLESAVAAMAAAPGELLAWLGPAIGPRCFEVGTEVRDAFITRNPSAITAFMATGQDKWLCDIYLLARQRLDQLGVGAISGGGACTFSEFERYFSYRRERMTGRMASLIWLDSV; translated from the coding sequence GTGGGTGAGGTCTTCGTTCCTGACTGGGCTGCGCCGGCCAATGTCAAGGCACTGCAAACGACGCGCAACGGGGGGTGCAGCCGGGAACAGTGGGCGAGTTTCAACGTCGGCGATCATGTCGGGGACGATCCGGCGGCTGTCGCGGCGAATCGCCAGGCGTTGCGCGCCACATTACCAGGCGAACCGCGCTGGCTCAGGCAGGTTCATGGCATTGTCGCGGTCGACGCCGGTCAGGAGGCGAAAATCAGGGTGGCCGACGCGGCGTTTGCACGCCGTCCGGGAACGGTGTGCGCGGTGATGACCGCCGATTGCCTGCCGGTGCTCCTGTGCGATCGCCGGGGCTCGGTGGTCGCTGCCGCGCATGCCGGCTGGCGCGGGCTGCTGGGCGGCGTCCTGGAGAGCGCGGTGGCAGCGATGGCGGCGGCCCCCGGGGAACTGCTGGCGTGGCTGGGCCCGGCGATCGGCCCGCGCTGTTTCGAGGTCGGGACGGAAGTACGTGATGCCTTTATCACGCGGAATCCGTCAGCCATTACTGCCTTTATGGCGACTGGACAGGACAAATGGCTGTGTGACATCTACCTGCTGGCGCGGCAGCGCCTGGATCAATTGGGGGTCGGCGCAATCAGTGGTGGCGGAGCATGTACCTTCAGCGAATTCGAGCGCTACTTTTCCTATCGCCGTGAGCGAATGACCGGAAGGATGGCGAGCCTGATCTGGCTGGACAGTGTATGA
- the rluD gene encoding 23S rRNA pseudouridine(1911/1915/1917) synthase RluD: MKNPLEDGTDYIRTPPDQSRVPDRCAGWRLDQVLAEVLPQHSRNRLQTWVREGRVAVSGRIETEPKHKVVGGEVLVLSEPPGIREIAEQPEDIPLEIVFEDEALLVIDKPPGLVVHPGSGNWSGTLMNALLHHVPAIAAVPRAGIVHRLDKDTSGLLVVAKTLAAQTDLVRQLQARSVRRQYLAVACGVVRRDATIAAPIGRHPVHRTKMAVVPETRGGKAAVTHFRVLEQFAHCALVECSLETGRTHQIRVHMASVRHPLLGDQVYGRLDQRLPAFSRQALHATRLALLHPLTRRMKQWEAPPPTDMSTLLEALRGG, encoded by the coding sequence ATGAAGAATCCTTTGGAAGACGGCACCGATTATATCCGAACTCCGCCCGATCAATCCCGGGTTCCGGATCGCTGCGCCGGTTGGCGTCTCGATCAGGTGCTTGCGGAAGTGCTGCCGCAGCATTCACGAAATCGCCTGCAGACTTGGGTGCGTGAAGGGCGCGTCGCCGTAAGCGGGCGCATTGAGACGGAGCCTAAGCACAAGGTTGTGGGCGGAGAAGTTCTGGTCCTGAGCGAGCCGCCCGGCATCAGGGAAATCGCCGAGCAGCCCGAAGATATCCCGCTCGAGATCGTGTTCGAGGACGAAGCACTGCTGGTCATCGACAAGCCACCCGGTCTGGTTGTGCACCCAGGGAGCGGCAACTGGAGCGGCACGCTGATGAATGCCTTGCTCCACCATGTGCCGGCGATCGCCGCAGTGCCGCGCGCGGGCATCGTCCACCGCCTGGACAAGGATACAAGCGGCCTGCTGGTCGTCGCCAAGACGCTTGCGGCCCAGACCGACCTAGTGCGCCAGTTGCAGGCGCGCAGCGTCAGGCGCCAGTATCTGGCGGTCGCTTGTGGCGTCGTGCGCCGGGATGCAACGATCGCGGCACCCATCGGCCGCCATCCGGTGCACCGGACGAAAATGGCGGTGGTTCCGGAAACCCGCGGCGGCAAGGCGGCGGTAACCCACTTCCGCGTCCTCGAGCAGTTCGCCCACTGTGCGCTGGTCGAATGCTCGCTGGAGACCGGGCGCACGCACCAGATCCGCGTGCACATGGCGTCGGTCAGGCATCCGCTGCTCGGCGATCAGGTTTATGGCAGGCTCGATCAGCGCCTGCCGGCGTTCTCCCGGCAGGCTCTGCATGCCACTCGTCTGGCGCTGCTCCATCCACTCACCCGGCGGATGAAACAGTGGGAGGCACCACCGCCGACGGACATGAGCACATTGCTGGAAGCGCTGCGCGGTGGGTGA
- a CDS encoding outer membrane protein assembly factor BamD, producing the protein MRSLPAFLTTFLRLATALLIAAIIAGCGLLSGDKDETAGWSANKLYTEAKDAQSSGAWDKAAKYYEKLEARYPYGRYAQQAQLELGYVYWKAGEAGSAIAACDRFIKLHPNHPAVDYAYYLKGLVGFNEDLGYAPYISTQDPTERDPKAAREAFDAFRELVTRFPDSKYTPDAIQRMNYLVNSLASHEVHVARYYINRGAFIAAANRAQYVIKTYPTAPAVEEATFILILAYDKLGMDDMRDDAERVMRKNFPDSRFYTEGLDSRKRWWHLW; encoded by the coding sequence ATGCGAAGTTTACCCGCATTCCTCACCACCTTTCTCCGTTTGGCGACAGCACTCCTGATCGCCGCCATCATCGCCGGCTGCGGCCTGCTTTCCGGCGACAAGGATGAAACCGCCGGCTGGTCAGCCAACAAACTGTATACCGAGGCCAAGGATGCGCAGAGCAGCGGCGCTTGGGACAAGGCCGCCAAGTACTACGAAAAGCTTGAGGCCCGTTATCCGTACGGACGTTATGCCCAGCAGGCCCAGCTTGAACTGGGCTACGTATACTGGAAAGCCGGCGAGGCGGGCTCGGCCATCGCGGCGTGCGACCGGTTCATCAAGCTGCACCCCAATCATCCGGCTGTCGACTATGCCTACTATCTGAAGGGTCTGGTCGGCTTCAACGAAGATCTGGGTTACGCGCCCTATATCAGCACGCAGGATCCGACCGAGCGTGACCCAAAGGCGGCACGCGAAGCGTTCGACGCCTTCCGCGAACTTGTCACCCGTTTCCCTGACAGCAAATACACCCCAGACGCCATCCAGCGGATGAATTACCTAGTCAATTCGTTGGCTTCGCACGAAGTACACGTCGCGCGCTATTACATCAATCGCGGCGCCTTCATTGCCGCTGCCAACCGGGCGCAGTATGTGATCAAGACTTATCCCACGGCGCCTGCTGTCGAGGAAGCGACCTTCATCCTGATCCTTGCCTATGACAAACTCGGCATGGACGACATGCGCGATGACGCCGAGCGCGTCATGCGCAAGAATTTCCCGGATAGCCGCTTCTACACCGAAGGTCTTGATTCCAGGAAGCGCTGGTGGCATCTCTGGTAA
- a CDS encoding DUF3293 domain-containing protein, translating to MVKTTELETAYGATTYRVYLPGGQCDLHPGVACESLRSWLETAGAGCFAILTACNPNSVLLDEKQNAGRQSQLECEILDSGYETYAGENIAEDAAWPVEESCFVPGMPIAEAMTLGEKYGQNAIVCGGDNGVPKLVWLATAVPTTG from the coding sequence ATGGTGAAGACGACTGAACTGGAAACCGCCTACGGGGCGACGACTTATCGGGTCTACCTGCCCGGTGGGCAGTGTGATCTGCATCCCGGGGTTGCCTGCGAGTCCTTGCGTAGCTGGCTGGAGACAGCCGGGGCGGGTTGCTTTGCCATCTTGACGGCGTGCAACCCAAATTCGGTGCTGCTGGACGAGAAACAGAATGCTGGCCGCCAGTCGCAACTGGAGTGCGAGATACTCGACTCGGGATATGAAACCTATGCCGGCGAGAACATCGCCGAAGATGCCGCCTGGCCGGTCGAAGAAAGCTGCTTCGTTCCCGGTATGCCGATTGCCGAGGCTATGACCCTGGGCGAGAAGTACGGACAGAACGCCATTGTCTGCGGCGGCGATAATGGAGTTCCCAAGCTGGTATGGTTGGCAACCGCCGTCCCGACGACCGGCTAG
- the rmuC gene encoding DNA recombination protein RmuC yields MNETSFLVLAAGLVAIVLLLVVVLLRGSRRGDDDLRLRSLQEAQEKGLERLERELREELARGRREDAEEAFRDREERAQSATLLGQAVTTQVGQFGTAQSERLEAFARELNRFSLGLDERFERLRISVEGRLTAIQADNASKLEEMRRTVDEKLHATLEQRLGESFKLVSDRLEQVHRGLGEMQSLAAGVGDLKRVLSNVKTRGTWGEVQLAALLEQLLTADQFAANVATRPNSNERVDFAIRLPGKSDGVVVWLPIDAKFPVEDYQRLIDAQERGEMGLVEEASKAIEVRLKAEARSIHEKYVAPPHTTDFALLYLPTEGLYAEALRRPGLADTLQREWRVSLAGPTTLAALLNSLQMGFRTLAIEQRSAEVWAVLGAVKGEFGKFGEALAHTRKKLDEASNSISKAETRTRQLSRKLSEVEALPASDAEKLIGLVELNGEDD; encoded by the coding sequence ATGAACGAGACCTCGTTTCTGGTCCTGGCCGCGGGACTCGTCGCCATCGTCCTGTTGCTGGTTGTCGTATTGCTCCGTGGCAGCCGGCGTGGCGATGACGATCTTCGCCTGCGCTCCTTGCAGGAGGCACAGGAGAAGGGGCTTGAGCGGCTCGAGCGGGAATTGCGTGAAGAACTGGCGCGCGGCCGGCGCGAGGACGCGGAGGAGGCGTTCCGCGACCGCGAGGAGCGCGCGCAATCGGCGACGCTGCTCGGCCAGGCGGTAACAACCCAGGTCGGACAGTTCGGCACGGCCCAGTCAGAGCGCCTGGAGGCCTTTGCTCGCGAACTGAACCGCTTTTCACTGGGCCTTGACGAGCGCTTCGAGCGCCTGAGAATCAGTGTCGAGGGACGGTTGACCGCAATCCAGGCGGACAATGCCAGCAAGCTCGAGGAGATGCGTCGCACCGTGGACGAAAAGCTGCACGCCACGCTCGAGCAACGCCTCGGTGAATCCTTCAAGCTGGTGAGCGACCGCCTCGAGCAGGTGCATCGGGGCCTTGGAGAAATGCAGTCGCTGGCGGCGGGCGTCGGCGACCTCAAGCGGGTATTGAGCAACGTCAAGACCCGTGGCACCTGGGGCGAAGTCCAGCTAGCAGCGCTTCTTGAGCAACTGCTGACGGCCGACCAGTTCGCCGCCAATGTGGCGACGCGCCCGAACAGCAACGAGCGCGTCGATTTTGCCATCCGCCTGCCAGGCAAGAGTGATGGCGTCGTGGTTTGGTTGCCGATCGATGCCAAGTTTCCAGTCGAGGATTATCAGCGTCTGATCGACGCTCAGGAACGCGGTGAGATGGGCCTCGTCGAGGAAGCGAGCAAAGCGATCGAGGTCCGCCTCAAGGCCGAGGCGCGGAGCATTCACGAGAAATATGTCGCGCCGCCGCATACTACCGATTTTGCACTCCTCTATCTGCCCACCGAAGGGCTGTATGCCGAGGCCTTGCGGCGTCCGGGGCTGGCCGATACCCTGCAGCGTGAATGGCGGGTCAGTCTGGCCGGGCCGACGACGCTGGCGGCGCTCCTTAACAGCCTGCAGATGGGTTTCCGGACGCTGGCCATCGAGCAGCGCTCGGCGGAGGTCTGGGCGGTGCTGGGGGCGGTCAAGGGCGAATTCGGCAAGTTTGGCGAGGCTCTGGCGCACACCAGGAAGAAACTGGACGAGGCCAGCAACAGCATCAGCAAGGCAGAAACGCGGACCCGCCAGTTGTCGCGAAAACTGAGCGAGGTCGAGGCACTGCCGGCAAGCGATGCCGAGAAGCTAATCGGACTGGTCGAACTGAATGGTGAAGACGACTGA
- a CDS encoding DUF748 domain-containing protein, with protein MTEQLSGKSSKVSGAVAALKGPRARRIALWLIGIIVGFGVLGYFAAPPLIKWQLEKQLSTVLKRQVTVGKINISPYALSARVTDVAVKADDGREVAGFDELLVNLSSFSLFQLGLVVDEIRLQGPRLAVARLADGKYDISDLLDEWLKPSEPSPTPRFSINNIQIIGGKVVFEDQPVGKVHTVSDINLGVPFISSLPYQAKIVVEPSFSAAFDGSPLVLKGRSTEIFEGNLESDLNLDLEHLDLAGFQPYLPSAVPIRLKSGSLDTELRFVFKELSDKVFSLTVVGSAHISDFALNAANGAPLLAWKRLDVDVENGDLINRRFDIKRVLLDGIDAFVAVNKAGEMNWLQLGEQIAKGAASGEEAAPAAPAAPPAKPPEWSIGEIRLSNGKMHWQDESNVRPMQGELLDLNAVVGKIESTMGSPIEVAEVTYRVDLGERLNVDRSTLKGIRVDLHAHRIDVAEASYHKLRGLLVRNKEGQLEWVSSPILKTARKAREELSDERPWFATIAKLDVDDLALRFEDKSTNPAAVQTIDGFNLSAENLSTEPEKKGSVSLKSRINQKGSLKLAGSVQLIPLAIALKVDTEAIPLLPLQPYFSNYLNIALTRGQVSSSGELTAGMGKEGLIGAYKGSFTLGDLLAVDKQNNTDFLKWKSFYVGGIDFRLQPLAVNVGEVALSDFYSKLVLSKAGRLNLQDIVRQPEGAAGDTKQAAATPKKSAPLPIRIAKVTLQGGTVNFSDFFVKPNYTVNVTKVAGRVTGLSSAADTVADLDLRGRYAGSASVQVAGKLNPLAAKSFLDIKAEVSGVDLVPLSPYAGKYAGYNIDKGKLSLNVAYKLENNKLAAENRLFIDQLTFGDKVESPDATKLPVNLAIALLRNNRGEIELNLPISGSLDDPEFSVGGLIVKVIINLFVKAVTSPFALLGSMFGGGEELSNIEFGPGRAGLGDVATKRLELLAKALAERDSLKLEVTGRADPEVDKEGLKRVAMERAVKAEKLKEQIKKGAEGGSLDTVEIDPAEYPEYLKRAYKEAKFPKPRNVIGMQKDLPVEEMEKLMLANLPAGDDDVKELALQRAENVQAWLIEQGKVPTERIFLVPPKRGADDKGNGSRVDFSLR; from the coding sequence ATGACAGAACAGCTTTCCGGGAAATCTTCAAAAGTTTCGGGTGCCGTGGCGGCGCTTAAGGGGCCGCGCGCCCGTCGTATCGCACTCTGGCTGATCGGGATCATCGTCGGATTCGGCGTACTCGGCTATTTCGCGGCACCGCCATTGATCAAATGGCAACTGGAAAAGCAGCTTTCAACAGTGTTGAAGCGCCAGGTCACGGTTGGAAAGATCAACATCAGCCCTTACGCCCTCTCGGCAAGGGTTACAGATGTTGCGGTCAAGGCCGATGACGGCAGGGAGGTTGCTGGTTTCGACGAACTGCTCGTCAATCTTTCGAGCTTTTCGCTCTTCCAGCTTGGCCTCGTGGTGGACGAAATCCGCCTGCAGGGGCCGCGTCTCGCCGTAGCGCGCCTCGCCGATGGCAAGTATGACATTTCTGATCTGCTCGACGAATGGCTGAAGCCGAGCGAGCCGTCGCCGACGCCGCGCTTCTCGATCAACAACATCCAGATTATCGGCGGCAAGGTGGTGTTCGAGGATCAGCCGGTCGGCAAGGTGCATACGGTCAGCGATATCAACCTCGGGGTACCATTCATTTCGAGCTTGCCCTATCAGGCGAAAATCGTCGTCGAGCCGAGCTTTTCCGCTGCCTTCGACGGCTCGCCGCTGGTGCTCAAGGGCAGAAGCACCGAAATTTTCGAAGGCAATCTCGAAAGTGATCTCAACCTCGACCTCGAACACCTTGACCTAGCCGGATTCCAGCCTTACCTGCCCAGTGCCGTGCCGATCAGATTGAAATCCGGTTCGCTCGACACCGAGTTGCGCTTCGTTTTCAAGGAACTCTCCGACAAGGTGTTTTCGCTGACCGTGGTTGGCAGCGCCCATATTTCCGATTTCGCTCTGAATGCTGCGAACGGTGCGCCCTTGCTGGCCTGGAAGCGTCTCGATGTCGATGTCGAGAACGGTGATCTGATCAATCGTCGCTTCGACATCAAGCGCGTCCTGCTCGACGGCATTGACGCGTTCGTTGCGGTCAACAAGGCGGGCGAGATGAATTGGTTGCAGCTGGGCGAGCAGATCGCCAAGGGTGCCGCCAGTGGCGAAGAAGCGGCACCAGCGGCACCAGCGGCACCGCCAGCTAAACCGCCCGAATGGAGCATCGGGGAGATTCGCCTGAGCAACGGGAAAATGCATTGGCAGGACGAGTCGAACGTTCGTCCGATGCAGGGCGAACTGCTTGACCTTAATGCCGTGGTCGGCAAGATCGAAAGCACCATGGGCAGCCCGATCGAAGTTGCCGAGGTGACGTATCGGGTCGATCTCGGCGAGCGCTTGAACGTTGACCGCAGTACGCTGAAGGGTATCCGCGTGGACTTGCACGCACACCGCATCGACGTGGCCGAGGCCAGTTACCACAAACTGCGGGGATTGCTGGTGCGTAACAAGGAAGGCCAGCTCGAATGGGTCAGTTCGCCAATCCTGAAAACCGCCCGCAAGGCGCGCGAGGAATTGTCGGACGAACGGCCATGGTTCGCCACCATAGCGAAACTGGATGTCGATGATCTGGCGCTGCGTTTCGAGGACAAATCGACCAACCCGGCCGCCGTGCAGACCATCGACGGATTCAACCTCTCGGCGGAGAATCTGTCGACCGAACCCGAAAAGAAGGGAAGCGTGTCGCTGAAGAGCCGGATCAACCAAAAAGGCAGCCTCAAGCTTGCTGGCAGCGTGCAGTTGATACCGCTGGCAATTGCCTTGAAGGTGGACACTGAGGCGATCCCGTTGCTGCCGTTGCAGCCCTATTTCTCCAACTACCTGAATATTGCGCTGACGCGCGGTCAGGTTTCCAGCAGTGGTGAACTGACCGCCGGGATGGGCAAGGAAGGCTTGATCGGCGCCTACAAGGGATCGTTCACGCTGGGCGACCTGCTGGCGGTCGACAAGCAAAACAACACGGATTTTCTCAAGTGGAAATCATTTTATGTGGGCGGAATCGACTTCCGACTGCAACCGCTGGCGGTCAATGTCGGTGAAGTGGCGCTGAGCGATTTCTACTCGAAGCTGGTCCTGAGCAAGGCAGGCCGGCTGAACCTGCAGGATATCGTTCGCCAACCCGAGGGTGCTGCCGGCGATACGAAGCAGGCAGCAGCGACGCCGAAAAAATCGGCGCCGTTGCCTATCCGGATCGCCAAGGTGACATTGCAAGGGGGCACCGTCAATTTCTCCGACTTTTTCGTCAAGCCCAACTATACAGTCAACGTGACCAAGGTGGCCGGGCGCGTGACCGGTCTGTCTTCGGCCGCCGATACCGTTGCCGATCTCGATTTGCGTGGCAGATATGCCGGTTCGGCATCAGTGCAGGTGGCAGGCAAGCTGAATCCGCTGGCGGCCAAGTCATTCCTCGACATCAAGGCCGAAGTGAGCGGCGTCGATCTTGTCCCGTTATCGCCGTATGCCGGAAAATACGCCGGCTACAACATTGACAAGGGCAAGCTGTCGCTCAACGTCGCCTACAAGCTGGAAAACAACAAGCTGGCGGCTGAAAACCGGCTCTTCATCGATCAGTTGACCTTCGGTGACAAGGTGGAGAGTCCGGATGCCACCAAGTTGCCGGTCAATCTGGCAATCGCATTGCTCAGGAACAACCGCGGCGAGATCGAACTCAACCTGCCGATCTCGGGATCGCTCGACGATCCAGAATTCTCGGTGGGCGGGCTGATCGTCAAGGTGATCATCAATCTCTTCGTCAAGGCCGTGACTTCGCCCTTCGCGCTGCTCGGCTCGATGTTCGGTGGCGGCGAGGAGTTGTCGAACATCGAATTCGGACCGGGGCGCGCCGGTCTCGGTGACGTGGCGACCAAGCGCCTTGAGTTGTTGGCCAAGGCGCTTGCCGAACGCGATTCGCTCAAGCTCGAGGTTACCGGCCGAGCCGATCCCGAAGTCGACAAGGAAGGCCTCAAGCGGGTGGCCATGGAACGTGCGGTCAAGGCCGAGAAGCTCAAGGAACAGATCAAGAAGGGTGCGGAAGGTGGATCCCTCGATACGGTCGAGATCGACCCGGCAGAATATCCGGAGTACCTGAAACGCGCCTACAAGGAAGCCAAGTTCCCGAAGCCGCGTAACGTGATCGGAATGCAGAAGGACCTGCCGGTGGAGGAAATGGAGAAACTGATGCTGGCCAACCTGCCAGCCGGCGATGATGACGTCAAGGAACTTGCGCTGCAGCGGGCGGAGAATGTTCAGGCTTGGTTGATCGAGCAGGGCAAGGTTCCTACCGAACGCATCTTTCTCGTGCCGCCCAAGCGCGGTGCGGACGACAAGGGCAACGGCAGCCGCGTCGACTTCTCGCTGCGCTAG
- the gloB gene encoding hydroxyacylglutathione hydrolase, producing MFEILLIPAFNDNYIWLLVRDGRAAVVDPGDAAPVIARLEALRLHLDAILVTHHHADHQGGVPELVERWHPRVFGPEKESITGCTDPLSGGEKIEVLGQSVDVLPVGGHTRAHVAYLVPGAVFCGDTLFGAGCGRLFEGTPAQMCASLARLAALPDETKIYCAHEYTENNLRFALAVEPRSIPLRERVERVARIRAAGLPSIPSTLREEKETNPFLRCEEPAVIAAARVHGAVDASPEAVFAAIRGWRNTF from the coding sequence ATGTTCGAAATTTTACTCATTCCCGCATTCAACGATAACTACATCTGGCTGCTGGTCCGTGACGGACGTGCGGCGGTGGTCGATCCTGGAGACGCCGCACCGGTTATCGCCCGGCTCGAGGCGCTGCGATTACATCTCGACGCCATCCTGGTCACCCACCACCATGCCGACCACCAAGGCGGCGTGCCTGAACTCGTCGAGCGCTGGCATCCCCGGGTTTTCGGGCCGGAGAAAGAGTCTATCACAGGCTGCACCGACCCCTTGAGTGGCGGCGAGAAGATCGAGGTGCTGGGCCAGAGCGTGGACGTATTGCCGGTTGGCGGTCATACCCGCGCTCATGTTGCCTACCTTGTCCCGGGCGCCGTGTTTTGCGGGGATACCTTGTTCGGCGCCGGTTGCGGTCGACTTTTCGAGGGAACGCCGGCGCAGATGTGCGCCTCGCTGGCCCGTCTCGCGGCGCTGCCGGATGAGACGAAAATCTATTGTGCCCACGAATACACCGAGAACAACCTGCGCTTCGCCCTCGCCGTCGAGCCGCGGAGCATCCCGCTACGCGAGCGGGTTGAGCGCGTTGCACGAATCCGGGCGGCCGGGTTGCCGTCGATTCCGAGCACGCTGCGCGAAGAAAAGGAAACCAATCCTTTCCTGCGCTGTGAAGAGCCTGCCGTGATCGCGGCTGCACGGGTACATGGTGCGGTCGACGCGTCCCCGGAGGCTGTTTTTGCTGCCATTCGCGGCTGGCGGAATACTTTCTAG
- a CDS encoding class I SAM-dependent methyltransferase → MSIPGLEHWLETAQGRYVSEWESATVDSAITDVFGFNALQLGLPQSDFLRANRIPLRQKAGDSGTVDVLCELAALPFASHSTDLVVLPHVLEFSMDAHQILREVERILIPEGHLIILGFNPISLWGLRNRFDRSGSFPWHGSYLSLTRLKDWLQLLGFEVDRPVPGCHVPPCDQNAWLKRWHFMERAGGRWWGFPGGVYLLHAIKRTHAMRLITPNWRKKAVGSKALRPVAQKEGHGR, encoded by the coding sequence ATGTCAATTCCCGGCCTCGAGCACTGGCTGGAAACAGCGCAGGGCCGCTACGTTTCGGAGTGGGAATCGGCCACCGTGGATAGCGCGATTACTGATGTCTTTGGCTTCAATGCGCTACAACTTGGCCTGCCGCAGTCCGATTTTCTCCGCGCCAACCGAATTCCATTGCGCCAGAAGGCCGGTGATTCCGGCACCGTCGATGTCCTCTGCGAACTCGCCGCCCTGCCCTTCGCATCGCACAGCACCGATCTCGTCGTGCTGCCTCACGTACTCGAATTCAGCATGGACGCCCATCAGATCCTGCGCGAGGTCGAGCGCATCCTGATCCCCGAGGGCCACCTGATCATCCTTGGCTTCAATCCAATTTCCCTGTGGGGACTACGCAACCGCTTCGACCGCAGCGGCAGCTTTCCGTGGCATGGCAGCTACCTTTCCCTGACGCGCCTCAAGGACTGGCTGCAACTCCTCGGCTTCGAGGTCGACCGCCCCGTTCCCGGCTGCCATGTCCCGCCCTGCGACCAGAACGCCTGGCTCAAGCGCTGGCACTTCATGGAGAGAGCCGGCGGGCGCTGGTGGGGATTCCCCGGCGGTGTCTATCTGCTCCATGCAATCAAGCGCACTCACGCGATGCGCCTGATTACCCCGAACTGGCGCAAGAAGGCTGTCGGCAGCAAGGCTCTGCGGCCGGTGGCGCAAAAGGAAGGTCATGGCCGCTGA
- the rnhA gene encoding ribonuclease HI — translation MAADDRVEIFTDGACRGNPGPGGWGAILRQATNEKELWGGEPNTTNNRMELTAAIRALEALKRPVAGCVHTDSQYVLKGISEWIHGWKRNGWKTADRKPVKNVDLWQELDTVSKPHKLQWIWVKGHAGHPENERADALANRGIDELEETG, via the coding sequence ATGGCCGCTGACGACAGGGTGGAGATATTCACTGACGGCGCCTGCCGGGGCAACCCGGGACCCGGCGGCTGGGGAGCGATCCTCCGCCAAGCGACAAACGAGAAGGAATTGTGGGGCGGCGAGCCGAACACGACCAACAACCGGATGGAACTGACCGCTGCCATTCGCGCGCTGGAAGCGCTGAAACGACCGGTGGCCGGCTGCGTCCATACCGACTCGCAATACGTGCTGAAGGGTATCAGCGAGTGGATACATGGCTGGAAGCGCAATGGCTGGAAGACAGCAGACCGGAAACCGGTCAAGAATGTCGATCTTTGGCAGGAGCTCGACACCGTGAGCAAGCCGCACAAACTCCAGTGGATCTGGGTCAAGGGCCACGCCGGCCATCCCGAAAACGAACGCGCCGACGCCCTCGCCAACCGCGGGATCGACGAACTTGAGGAAACAGGATGA